The uncultured Eubacteriales bacterium region CAAAATTCTGATACCCGTCCGCATACATGGCCTCCATATCGCGGTTTACCGTGAAGTTTGCGTACTCGTAGCCAATAAAGCCGCCGGGCCTGGTCACTTCGCTCATTCTTCCCTACGCTCCTCTCCGTCGTCCGGCGTCAGGAACGCCTTGACGAACTTATGCTCGATCTTTTTGTAACCGTTGACCGCTCCGTCCTCTATTTTTTGGTAGACCCCAACTACCCCGGCTTCTATGGCTTTGTAGCCGGAAACGACGGCCTTTTCGATTTTCATGTTCGCTTTCATAAACTTGTTCATTGTTACTTCAGCCCCTTTACCAGCGGAATAAGGGAGAGCAACAGGGCAATGCCCACGATGCCGACGATGATACCGGGTACCAGGCTGCTCCACACCATGACCAGGCACATGCCCACGCCCAGCAGAAGGGCGCCGACAACGCCGAGAAGAGCAGTTGCGACGGTTTTTCCCGACATATGGATGGGCGCTTTGTTCTCCATTTTGCGCCAGACCGCTACCGTAATCAGAAAAATCACAAGGCCAATGCACCCCATGACTACGCCTGGCTGAAAGGCGTTCCACTCCGGCAGCAGGCACATACACATGCCGACAGCGGTGAAGATGCCTCCGATGCTCCCTAAGATCATTGCAACAAAATTGCTTTTTTTCATGTCTATTTCCTCTCCTTAAAGTGATTTTGTGCCTTTACTCTACCTTCTAAATATTTGAGAATTGCTTGAAACCTGTTTGAGAAATATTAAAAAAGCCGGTACTCAGTATATTTATTTGAATCTGCCCGCGCCGCCGGCGATACATCCGCCGTCACAGAGGATGTCGACTCCGGTCAAGTATCCCATGGCCGGATCGGCGCAGGCCTCGTAGAGCGCCGCGATCTCATCCGGCTGGCCCAGCCGCTTGATGGCGTTGTACTTAAGGTACGTTTGCGCTTCGTCTTTTTCCAATTCACCCATCGGCGTCTCAAAATTTCCGGGGGTGATTGAGATGGTCCTTACAGCCTTGGCGCCGAAGCGGGCCGCCTCCACTTTTGCGTACCAGATTACGAAATATTTAGATATGCCATACGAGACCCCCGAGCGAACCTTGGCCGGGAAGAGATTAACCCGCGCCATCATCCTTTTCATAAACTTGTCCCGGTCGGTTTGGCTGTACTTGAAGGCGCCCTTGGGCATAACGAGCGCGGGCACCATATAGGCCGACATGGAAGAGGTATCGATCAGGCACCCACCCGGAGCAATCACGTCATAAAACGCATCGTGGATGTGGACCGTGCCCAGCGCGTTTCCCATCATGATCTTTTCCGCGTCTCCCATGTGGGGGGACATACCGGCGGCGTGGATGACCGTCGTTACCCTGCCGCGGGCCGCGGCCGTCTCGGCGAGCGCGCGCACGCTGTCCCATTCGCATAGATCACATACGCAGACCTCGGCTTCGATCCCCATGGCGGTCAGCTCATCCACGGCACTCAGAAGCTTGGACGCCGTGCGGCTTGCCAAGATGAGACGCATCCCCCTTTTGCCCAGCCGTTTGGCAGTTGCAAATCCCATTCCGCTTCCGCCGCCGGTGATCACGCATACTTCTTTCTCCTGATCCATCGTGATCTCCTTTCGTCAGGCAGTCGCCTTGATTTTGCCCTCACGTTTGAGCCACTGCGCTTCGTCGTGCAGCGTCTCCGCATAAGGGCGGGTTTCATAGCCCAATTCCTTTTTCGCCTTGCTATAGTCAAAGGCGTTGTTGCGGGCGAGGTTGTAGACGGAAAAACTGGTCATAATCGGCTGCTTTCCGGTCTTTTTCGCTTTCTTCTCCATTCTCTTGGCGATGAAACCGGCGATGCCTAGGGGCAGATAAAATCTGACCGGCCTGCACCCGAGGTCGTCGTGGAGCATCCGGCAGAGTTCTTTCAGCGTAACCTCCTCGTTGCCGAGGATGTAGCATTCGCCCTTTCGGCCCTTGTCGGCCGCCATGATGCAGCCATAGGCGAGATCGCGCACGTCGCAGAGATTGAAGGATCCCTGCATGCCGATGGGCATTTCGCCGTTGACGATCTGGATGACCGTCTTCGTCACCTCGCCCACTGCGTAGTCGTTGGGGCCCAGGATGCCGCTGGGCTGGACGATACAGGCGTTTAACCCCCGCTGCCTGACCGCGTCCAGCACCTCCTGTGAGGCCATGGCCTTGGTTCTGCTGTACCAGCCCACCACTTTTTCCGGGTCGAAATTGCTGACCTCTTTGATTTTCTGGCCCTTAGGTGCCTCGGGAATCGCGCCGGTGCTGCTGACATAAACCAGCTTTTTGCACTCAGGATGGTTGAGGCAGGCCGCGATAATGTTCTGCGTCCCGCCGACGTTGACATCGACTAGTTTCTGGTTGAAATCAGGGTTCACCGTCACCATGCTGGCGCAGTGGATGACGATGGACTCCATGCCCGCGGGAATGGTGAAGAACCGATTTACAGCGGCGGCCTCGCACAGGTCGCCCTCGCAGAGCTCAACCTCTTTGGGGATATATTTCACAGATTTGTCGCCGGGCAGGACGAATGCGCGCACCTTGTCTCCGCGCTCCAGGAGCTGACTACACACGCTGCTGCCCAGGAACCCAGCCGCACCGGTAAGAAGGTAAAGGGTATTTTTCATGTTTTTTCCTCCAGGTATTTAAGATGTCGCTATCATAACCCGGGGATATTTACGAGTTGTTTGTATCTTGTTTGAGAAATATTAAAACGGCGGCCCTTCTGAGGGCCGCCGTTTTTCAGGAAGTGCGTATTTTCTTTTGTCGGAAACTGTCCGCAATGACGTAAAGTCCGACGAGGGCGGCCAGACCACCAAAGGCCACACCGGCGAGGGCATTGGCGATGCTGTTGTCCCCCTCGGAGGCAAAGGACATGATTGCCGTCTGCGTTAGCACGAAACAGAGCAAAGTCGACGCGAGACCAATCGCTCGTAGTGCCTTTGCCTCCAAGGCCCTGCTTTTGCGCAGCCGGAGCGCGTCGCGGAGGTTGACACCGAACTCGGCGAAGGTATAGAGGGCAATCAGAAGGCCGATCTGCATTGGGTAAGGGGCCGTTTTGCCGCCGCTGAACAGGCGCGACGCGTAGACCACGTAACAGAGGCTGGAAACCAAAATGACCCCGCCGACACGGCGGTAGCTTTTAAGCTGCCGCCCCCGGTCCTGAGCATGCATCCGTACGGCGACAAAGCGCGCCACCCCCATGCCTGCGCTATATAGGGCGCTGGCACACATGAAAAAAGACATTGAGAGAAGGCTGAGGGCCGCTTTCCCCGCGACAAGGAAGCCGTCCTTCATGATGCTGAGGCGGGTAAAGACCAACTTTTTTCTCCGGAACAGGTCGGCGGCAAGCCTAACGCTCTCCCTGGCGCTCCTATACCCGCAAAAGGCGACCAGCACGAGAGTTGCGGAGACCAGAAGGGCTCCCACCCCGAAAAGTCCGATGAGCACACCACTGAGCGCGGCGGTGTCCTCCGTTTCAGCCCCGTACAGGACGAGCATCGTCAAGGACAGCGGGGACGACATCGCCGCGCCCAG contains the following coding sequences:
- a CDS encoding conserved hypothetical protein (Evidence 4 : Homologs of previously reported genes of unknown function) — protein: MNKFMKANMKIEKAVVSGYKAIEAGVVGVYQKIEDGAVNGYKKIEHKFVKAFLTPDDGEERREE
- a CDS encoding conserved membrane hypothetical protein (Evidence 4 : Homologs of previously reported genes of unknown function) translates to MKKSNFVAMILGSIGGIFTAVGMCMCLLPEWNAFQPGVVMGCIGLVIFLITVAVWRKMENKAPIHMSGKTVATALLGVVGALLLGVGMCLVMVWSSLVPGIIVGIVGIALLLSLIPLVKGLK
- a CDS encoding conserved hypothetical protein (Evidence 4 : Homologs of previously reported genes of unknown function) encodes the protein MDQEKEVCVITGGGSGMGFATAKRLGKRGMRLILASRTASKLLSAVDELTAMGIEAEVCVCDLCEWDSVRALAETAAARGRVTTVIHAAGMSPHMGDAEKIMMGNALGTVHIHDAFYDVIAPGGCLIDTSSMSAYMVPALVMPKGAFKYSQTDRDKFMKRMMARVNLFPAKVRSGVSYGISKYFVIWYAKVEAARFGAKAVRTISITPGNFETPMGELEKDEAQTYLKYNAIKRLGQPDEIAALYEACADPAMGYLTGVDILCDGGCIAGGAGRFK
- a CDS encoding conserved exported hypothetical protein (Evidence 4 : Homologs of previously reported genes of unknown function) — its product is MKNTLYLLTGAAGFLGSSVCSQLLERGDKVRAFVLPGDKSVKYIPKEVELCEGDLCEAAAVNRFFTIPAGMESIVIHCASMVTVNPDFNQKLVDVNVGGTQNIIAACLNHPECKKLVYVSSTGAIPEAPKGQKIKEVSNFDPEKVVGWYSRTKAMASQEVLDAVRQRGLNACIVQPSGILGPNDYAVGEVTKTVIQIVNGEMPIGMQGSFNLCDVRDLAYGCIMAADKGRKGECYILGNEEVTLKELCRMLHDDLGCRPVRFYLPLGIAGFIAKRMEKKAKKTGKQPIMTSFSVYNLARNNAFDYSKAKKELGYETRPYAETLHDEAQWLKREGKIKATA
- a CDS encoding membrane hypothetical protein (Evidence 5 : No homology to any previously reported sequences) — encoded protein: MGCEMRAAIKDKFFCWAYPLVTVSLVLWCLYSHAYYALACVACSILFWIVQLILSALLRKSEALQKERCAFIGFLLAVPALGTIAVGALFLLRRPSGPALMACAAAALFVCLLLQMISLRGDGSPAGRFLRLTLGAAMSSPLSLTMLVLYGAETEDTAALSGVLIGLFGVGALLVSATLVLVAFCGYRSARESVRLAADLFRRKKLVFTRLSIMKDGFLVAGKAALSLLSMSFFMCASALYSAGMGVARFVAVRMHAQDRGRQLKSYRRVGGVILVSSLCYVVYASRLFSGGKTAPYPMQIGLLIALYTFAEFGVNLRDALRLRKSRALEAKALRAIGLASTLLCFVLTQTAIMSFASEGDNSIANALAGVAFGGLAALVGLYVIADSFRQKKIRTS